In one Agathobacter rectalis ATCC 33656 genomic region, the following are encoded:
- the serS gene encoding serine--tRNA ligase — translation MIDLKFLRENPDLVKENIKKKFQDHKLPLVDEVIEYDKKAREAQQEADDLRAKKNQVSKQIGALMAQGKKEEAEAVKAEVAQISKRLTELEPLEKEYQDKVLEDMMKIPNIIDPSVPIGKDDTFNVENEKFGEPVVPDFEIPYHTDIMERFDGIDLDAAGKVAGNGFYYLMGDIARLHSAMTAYARDFMIGKGFTYCIPPFMIRSNVVTGVMSFEEMDAMMYKIEGEDLYLIGTSEHSMIGKFIDTINDESKLPYTLTSYSPCFRKEKGAHGIEERGVYRIHQFEKQEMIVVCKPQDSKEWYEKMWKYTVELFRSLDVPVRTLECCSGDLADLKVKSCDVEAWSPRQKKYFEVGSCSNLGDAQARRLKIRVKGEDGKKYFAHTLNNTVVAPPRMLIAFLENNLNADGSVNIPKALQPYMGGTEKLIPKH, via the coding sequence ATGATAGACTTAAAGTTTTTAAGAGAGAATCCGGATCTCGTAAAAGAAAATATTAAAAAGAAATTCCAGGACCACAAGCTTCCGCTCGTTGATGAAGTAATCGAGTATGACAAGAAGGCCAGAGAGGCACAGCAGGAGGCTGATGATCTTCGTGCAAAGAAGAATCAGGTTTCTAAGCAGATTGGTGCTCTTATGGCACAGGGCAAGAAGGAAGAGGCTGAGGCTGTAAAGGCTGAGGTAGCACAGATTTCAAAGCGCCTCACAGAGCTTGAGCCGCTCGAGAAAGAGTATCAGGACAAGGTGCTTGAGGATATGATGAAGATTCCAAACATCATCGATCCATCAGTTCCAATCGGAAAGGATGATACCTTCAACGTGGAGAACGAGAAGTTTGGTGAGCCTGTTGTTCCTGATTTCGAGATTCCTTATCATACAGATATCATGGAGAGATTTGACGGAATAGACCTCGATGCAGCAGGAAAGGTTGCAGGAAACGGTTTCTATTATCTGATGGGAGATATCGCACGTCTTCACTCAGCCATGACAGCATATGCGCGTGACTTCATGATTGGAAAGGGCTTTACATACTGTATCCCACCATTTATGATCCGTTCAAATGTCGTAACAGGCGTTATGAGCTTTGAGGAGATGGATGCCATGATGTACAAGATTGAGGGAGAGGATCTCTACCTTATCGGCACATCTGAGCACTCAATGATCGGTAAGTTCATCGATACAATAAACGATGAGTCAAAGCTTCCATACACACTCACAAGCTACTCACCTTGCTTCCGTAAGGAAAAGGGTGCACACGGCATTGAGGAGAGAGGTGTTTACCGTATCCATCAGTTTGAGAAGCAGGAGATGATTGTTGTCTGCAAGCCACAGGATTCAAAGGAATGGTATGAGAAGATGTGGAAGTACACAGTAGAGCTTTTCAGAAGTCTCGATGTGCCTGTCCGTACTCTTGAGTGCTGTTCAGGAGACCTCGCAGATCTCAAGGTTAAATCATGCGACGTAGAGGCATGGTCACCAAGACAGAAGAAGTACTTCGAGGTTGGAAGCTGCTCTAACTTAGGCGATGCACAGGCAAGACGTCTTAAGATTCGTGTAAAGGGCGAGGATGGCAAGAAATACTTTGCACATACTCTTAACAACACAGTTGTTGCTCCACCACGTATGCTTATCGCATTCCTTGAGAACAACCTGAATGCAGATGGCTCTGTAAATATCCCTAAGGCACTTCAGCCATACATGGGTGGTACAGAGAAGCTTATTCCGAAGCACTAG
- a CDS encoding type II toxin-antitoxin system HicA family toxin codes for MSKWDKLLTRICALSKDLRFDELRKVLESYGYVMNAPKGGSSHYTFRKAGCQPITIPKHEPIKKVYVEMVKQIVESEAVNDENAE; via the coding sequence ATGTCAAAATGGGATAAACTATTAACGAGAATATGTGCTTTATCAAAAGACCTCCGGTTTGATGAATTGCGTAAGGTATTGGAAAGCTATGGATATGTAATGAATGCCCCAAAGGGCGGAAGCAGTCATTACACGTTCAGAAAAGCCGGATGTCAACCGATTACGATACCGAAGCATGAACCTATCAAAAAAGTGTATGTAGAGATGGTAAAGCAGATTGTGGAAAGTGAGGCGGTGAATGATGAAAACGCTGAATGA